TCCAATGGAAGCACATGATATTTTTATAGAAAACTTAATTACTAATTAAGCTTTCATATTACAACAGTTAAGGCTGGTGACTTCAGTGGTTATATTAGATATTTTAAACAGCTTTAAAGAGATAAAGTATGATTTTGAAATAGGTAAAAGTCATTATTGGATATTGCTTAAAGCTGATGAGCTGCATAAAATGCGCGACATTCTTGCGTTAGATGAAGAAAGCTTACAGGAATGCGTAAATTTGGATCAGTTCCCTAAACTTAGCTTTTTTTCTGGGTACACATTTATTGTATTTAATATACTTCAGTATAACCATTCAGAGCTTATGTCTAAAGAACTTAATATATTTTTAAGCAAGGATTATATAATAACAGTATATAAGGAAGACTTGAATATAACTAAAGATTTAATCGAAGATATCTTAGAATGCAAAAACACTTTTCTTTTAAAAGAGAGCCCATGTGCTTCAATGGTGCTCTACTACATATTAGACAGAATAATATTACGAAATTATGATGTTATATCCGATTTGGAAGCTCAGGCCGATAAAATAGAGATAAGTATTTTAAGGAGCCCGAGACAGGAGCAGCTCGAAGAGCTTATACACCTTAGAAGACAAGTTTACAAGATACGAAAGTATTTAAATCCGCTTAGGTATATAGGCGACAGTCTTATAAGCAATGAAAATAATATTATTGATCATAATCATGCAAGCTATTTTAAGGATTTAAGCAGTAAGATAGAAAAGCTCATGCTTTCACTAGAAAGTTTAGTACAGGACTTAGCTCTTGTTAGGGAAGCCTTTGAATCGGAAATATCTAATAAGACAAATGAACTTATGAAAATTTTCACTTTGATTGCAAGTGTATTTTTACCTTTAAACCTTATAACAAGTATGTACGGGATGAACTTTAAAAATATTCCCTTTGTTGAACTTGAACATGGTTATTACGTTATTACTGGGATAATGATATTAATTTCCTTAGGATTATTATATATATTCAAAAAAAAGAAGTGGTTATGATTTGTCTTTTTGTTTACAATTTGGTAGAATTAGAAAGTAGGAAATTCTATACATATAAGAACATAAGGATTTAACAATTTACATTCTTATGTTAATTTAATACAAGAGCATAAAAATTTATAATCTTTATTGCTCTAAAATGAATATGAGGGGGTATTACACATGGCTGAAAACAAACTGAATCTAAGCAAGAAGTATGAATATGCTTGGGATAAATACTCACAAGAGGATTTAGTCAAGGTTTTTGCATTAAGCGACAGATACAAAGACTTTATGTCAAGATGTAAGACTGAAAGAGAATGCGTAAAGGATTTCATAACTTTAGCTGAAAAGGAAGGTTACGTAAATCTTGAAACAGTTATTAAACAAAATGGTTCCATAAAGCCAGGTGATAAGGTTTATGCTAATAATATGGATAAGACTCTTGCTATGTTCGTTATTGGAACAGAACCATTTGAAAATGGTATGAAAATACTAGGGGCACACGTTGATTCTCCGAGATTAGACTTAAAGCAAAACCCATTATATGAAGATACCGATCTTGCTATGATGGAAACACATTACTATGGAGGAATAAAAAAATATCAATGGGTTACTATTCCATTAGCTATACATGGTGTTTTTGTCAAGAAGGATGGTACCAAAGTTGATGTTGTTATCGGTGAAGATGAAAATGATCCAGTTATAGGAATTTCAGACCTTTTAATACACCTTTCAGCTGATCAAATGCAAAAGAAGCTTGATAAAGGTATAGAAGGCGAAGATTTAAACATATTGGTTGGGAGCATGCCTGTAGAAGACAAAGAAGCTAAGGACAGAGTTAAGACAAATGTTCTTAAGATATTTAACGATAAATATGGAATCGTTGAAGAGGATTTTGTTTCTGCTGAGCTTGAAATAGTGCCAGCTGGTAAAGCAAGAGATTATGGGCTTGACAGAAGCATGGTGCTTGCATATGGGCATGATGATAGAGTTTGTGCATACACTTCCTTTGAAGCTTTAGTTAAGATTCAAAATACAGATAAGACTTGTGTAGCTTTATTTGTTGATAAAGAAGAGATTGGGAGCGTTGGAGCAACTGGAATGCATTCAAAATTCTTTGAAAATGTAGTTGCAGAAGTAATGGATCTTTGTGGACAATACAATTCAATAAAACTTAGAAGAGCTCTTGCAAATTCTAAGATGCTTTCATCTGACGTTAGTGCAGCTTATGATCCAAACTTCCCATCAGTAATGGAAAGAAAGAATTCTGCTTACTTTGGCAAAGGTATAGTATTTAATAAGTATACTGGATCTAGAGGCAAGGGTGGCTGTAACGATGCTAATCCAGAATTTATAGCTGAACTCAGAGCTATAATGGAAAAGCATGGAGTTATTTGGCAGACTGCAGAGCTTGGAAAGGTTGATCAGGGCGGTGGAGGAACAATAGCTTATATACTTGCTGAGTATAACATGCAGGTTATAGATTGTGGTGTTGCGCTACACAACATGCACGCTCCATGGGAAGTAGCAAGCAAGGCTGATATATATGAAGCTGTTAAAGCTTATCATGCTTTCTTATTAGAAGCATAAAAAACAAAACTGCTAGGGAGTCCTGGCAGTTTTGTTTTTTGACGTATTAAAAAATACCATTAATATCTATAAACTATTATGAAATATCGGCTTATCATACCAATCGGAAAGATAATTGTAGGTGTCTTGAAGCTTCTTATAAAGATTTTCCGGAAAATCGTATGTTTCAAGCTCTATACCTGAAGATAGAAGTCTATTTCGAGAGCCCATAAAAACTCCTCCCACTGAGGTTGCACTGTAATGCCAATTTCCTTTGAAGGTTTCTATAAAAGAGAACACTCCAGAGGAAAAAGCTGGGGCAATATATGGCTTAAAACCAAATGTTCGAACGTCTAAGTTTGCATTTTTTGTTCTAATAGTAAGATAATCTGAAAGCTCTTCGTTGTAGTTTTCTATGCTGTCTGCAACTATAACACCTTCTCCATGAGGACCAAAGCATCTACCTTCCTTAAGGTATTGATGAGCTCCTTTTTCTTCAGCAAAGTAGGCGGCCCTTCCGTGCATAACGCCAAGACCATAAGCTCTTATTTGTTCAGGAGACAATCCTTTAAAATCCATATGTCCATTTTCATCCATGTTGCTGAAATTGTAAGCTATTTGACTTAATAGATCCACTGGGTCTGACATAACTATAAATAGACCTTTAAAGTTCTTATTTCTTGCCTGCTTTGAATATGCCTTAAGAACTTTTGCATTTCCTTCAAATTGAGCTATTCTAACATCTTCAGGCTCTTTCCCAACCTCGGGCACCCCGACTGATATACAAAAGACAAACATGTCGCAATCAAAAAGTTCCTCTTCAGTTAAAGGATATATTTCGGGATGAAAAAGATTGTCAGCAGGGGATAGAGTTTGACCTGCTTCATACTTCCATCTCTTAATCCTGTTTTTATCAATGTCATATATTCCTATACGAGAAACAAAATCACCAGCTACAAGTCTTAGTCCAGCTGCTAAATTTCCGCCTACATCTCCAAGTCCGATTATGTTAATTCTCCACTTTGTAGGAAATTCTTCCTTGAGAACTTCCTCCCAATTTGGAAATGTTGCATTTATGCACTTCACTTCTCTATGGTTTATTTTTTCTATAAGCCACTTGGGTAAGCTTCCCAGGAAAGCTTCTGATTTTTTTAAAAGCTCCAAACCCTCCTTTTCAAGAAACAAAAGAGAAGGGTGAGTTACGCAAAAACTCCTCCTGCTTCTTCTAGGGTCAATATTAGTTAGCGAGTAGATTACACCTTGACTATTTTTGGCTTCCTCTTCTGTAATTGTTTCATAGCTGTCTCTTGGTATTTTGGATAAAACAGTTTTACCGTTAATTCTGTAGTATATCATGGTTTGCTCCTTTCATTAAAAGAATTGAATATATTTGTAAATCGTGTTAAAAGTTCCAAATCATTCTTTATATAGTGTGAAGGACTTAAGCTTAAATCATAGTCCATGTCTTTTCCCTTATCAGGGCATCTTGGCGCGGTGAATACCTGCCCCAA
The genomic region above belongs to Clostridium swellfunianum and contains:
- a CDS encoding magnesium transporter CorA family protein, producing the protein MVILDILNSFKEIKYDFEIGKSHYWILLKADELHKMRDILALDEESLQECVNLDQFPKLSFFSGYTFIVFNILQYNHSELMSKELNIFLSKDYIITVYKEDLNITKDLIEDILECKNTFLLKESPCASMVLYYILDRIILRNYDVISDLEAQADKIEISILRSPRQEQLEELIHLRRQVYKIRKYLNPLRYIGDSLISNENNIIDHNHASYFKDLSSKIEKLMLSLESLVQDLALVREAFESEISNKTNELMKIFTLIASVFLPLNLITSMYGMNFKNIPFVELEHGYYVITGIMILISLGLLYIFKKKKWL
- a CDS encoding aminopeptidase, translated to MAENKLNLSKKYEYAWDKYSQEDLVKVFALSDRYKDFMSRCKTERECVKDFITLAEKEGYVNLETVIKQNGSIKPGDKVYANNMDKTLAMFVIGTEPFENGMKILGAHVDSPRLDLKQNPLYEDTDLAMMETHYYGGIKKYQWVTIPLAIHGVFVKKDGTKVDVVIGEDENDPVIGISDLLIHLSADQMQKKLDKGIEGEDLNILVGSMPVEDKEAKDRVKTNVLKIFNDKYGIVEEDFVSAELEIVPAGKARDYGLDRSMVLAYGHDDRVCAYTSFEALVKIQNTDKTCVALFVDKEEIGSVGATGMHSKFFENVVAEVMDLCGQYNSIKLRRALANSKMLSSDVSAAYDPNFPSVMERKNSAYFGKGIVFNKYTGSRGKGGCNDANPEFIAELRAIMEKHGVIWQTAELGKVDQGGGGTIAYILAEYNMQVIDCGVALHNMHAPWEVASKADIYEAVKAYHAFLLEA
- a CDS encoding lactate/malate family dehydrogenase, whose translation is MIYYRINGKTVLSKIPRDSYETITEEEAKNSQGVIYSLTNIDPRRSRRSFCVTHPSLLFLEKEGLELLKKSEAFLGSLPKWLIEKINHREVKCINATFPNWEEVLKEEFPTKWRINIIGLGDVGGNLAAGLRLVAGDFVSRIGIYDIDKNRIKRWKYEAGQTLSPADNLFHPEIYPLTEEELFDCDMFVFCISVGVPEVGKEPEDVRIAQFEGNAKVLKAYSKQARNKNFKGLFIVMSDPVDLLSQIAYNFSNMDENGHMDFKGLSPEQIRAYGLGVMHGRAAYFAEEKGAHQYLKEGRCFGPHGEGVIVADSIENYNEELSDYLTIRTKNANLDVRTFGFKPYIAPAFSSGVFSFIETFKGNWHYSATSVGGVFMGSRNRLLSSGIELETYDFPENLYKKLQDTYNYLSDWYDKPIFHNSL